ATCGTGTAAATATTGCGAGACAAATCTTTGTGCTTCAGCTGTATTTCTTGCAGGTGGTGCAGGTGTTTTAAAAGAAATTAACGTTTTCAATAGATCAAGTAACTCTTCTTTTCGTTGATCAACTTGATCTTGGATTTTCTGTAAATCATGCTTCATTAAACTCAACCCCTTGTTTTTTCATTACCCCCTATGTTGTGTCGCCGCTTCATTCATTTTTTTTGCCGTTCCCGGATTTTTCAAGAAAACCTTTAATAGTCCATACCCCATCGCAGCCCCGGCAAAGGAACTAAAAATAAACGCTGGTATGAGTCCAAATAAAGTAGCTTCTTTACCTAGTAATAATGTGGATATTGGATAACAAAGCATTGCACCAATAATTCCGGTCCCAATGACTTCTCCAAAAAAGGCCATTATCGGCTTTCGCGTTTTTTTATATAAATAGGCCGCTAAAAATGCTCCCACCATGCTTCCTGGAAAAGCAAAGATTGAACCAGTTCCCATTAGATTTCTAAAAATCGAGACTACTAATGCCTGTGCCACAGCATAATAGGGACCTAATAGAATAGCAGACAAAACATTAATAAAATGCTGTACTGGAAATACCTTTGATATTCCGATTGGAATAAAAAATGCGTGACTCGTCAATGTCCCAATCGCAATAAACATAGCAGTCACCGTCAGTTTTTGAGTTTTTCGCAAAAAAATAACCTCCCTGTTTTTCACACTGGGAGGTTTGACATCTTCCTTATTTTGGAGTCAAAAAAAGACTCCAGCAAATAGGAATCTGTTTAATGTATACCAAAAAATGAATACACTTCCCTACGCTGGTATTACCCAGATCAAGTTTAAGGGTCAAAGACTTTGGATCTTTATCTCAGCCGGCCATTCTCCGGCACCCCCAGTGTGGAATTATTTAATTATTATTACAATAACATAATTTTGACATCTTTCAAGCATTTTCTCTTAAACCATTGATGCATTGAAAAGTCTTAAAGCAACAATAATAACTAAATTATATCCAATTTAAGGTATGTAAATTGGGAAGCTTTTCATCCAAATCAATTATTTAGCATGAAAGGAGCAAAAATAGGGAAAATCTATAAATATAAATGTAATGGAAAGGAAAAGTAGCATGCGGACGTTTCGAAAGCTAATAAAAAGCTCAAAAAACAAACCTAATAACGAAAATTCCTCCTCCGATTCAAATCCGCTTGTTGCAAACGATGAGCTAACGGGGGACTTTGACTACGACCTCCATCAAATGAAAACAACCTTTCAAAAAAGTACGGATGTTGTGATCAGAGAATTCAAAATAGGAAAAGATAAAAGGTTGAAAGCGGCGCTAATCTATACCGATGGGTTAGCTGATATGACGATTATTAATCAATTTATTATGGAATCATTAATGGATGATGTTATGGAACTCCCACACTCACATGATAGTTTTAGCAATAGAACGATCGTCAAGTGGATGGAAAGCAATAATTTAAAAGTTGGGGATATTCGCGAGATCTTAGATCATCAATCCATTTATACGACTATTTTATTTGGCAATACCGTTATTTTGATTGAAGGCTTTAAAGGAGCAATATCTGCTTCCACAGCAGGATGGGAGGATCGAGGTGTAACCGAGCCTGCATCGCAAACGGTCGTCCGTGGGCCACGTGAAGGCTTTTCTGAAAACTTTCGGACCAATACCGCTTTAATACGCAGAAAAATCAATGATGCAAACCTATGTTGCGAACAAAAAATGATCGGCACTGTCACAAAGACAAATATCGCGGTTATGTATATTAAAGGCATTGTAAACGAAAAAATAGTCGAAGAGGTTCATCAACGCTTAGATCGAATTGATATTGATGGAATATTGGAAAGCGGATATATAGAGGAACTAATTCAGGATGAAACGTATACCCCTTTTCCTACCGTATATAACACCGAACGTCCTGATGTCGTTGCTGGTAACCTCCTAGAAGGCCGTGTTGCTATTATTGTTGATGGTACCCCTTTCGTTCTTGTCGTGCCATCCCTATTTATTCAAAGCTTTCAAGTTCCAGAGGATTATTATCAGCGTGCAGATATTGCAACCCTGCTTAGAATATTACGTATTTTGTGTTTTTTAATTGCCTTGGTTGGTCCATCCTTTTACATCGCTGTAACGACCTATCATCAGGAAATGCTCCCTACTCCATTGTTAATAAGTTTGGCAGCCCAACGTGAAGGAGTTCCTTTTCCAGCCTTTGTTGAGGCAATCATTATGGAGGTAACATTTGAAATCTTACGTGAAGCAGGGATACGGATGCCGAGAGCAGTTGGTCAAGCGGTTTCCATTGTCGGAGCATTGGTTCTAGGGCAAGCAGCAGTAGAGGCCGGAATTATCTCTGCGTCAATGGTTATCGTTGTTTCGATTACAGCCATCTCAAATTTTGTCTTTCCCTCCTACAACATGGCCATTTCTGTACGGATGTTGCGGTTTGTGATGATGGCTTTAGCGGCATCTTTTGGTCTTTATGGGATAACATTAGGTTTAATTGCTTTGTTACTTCATTTAAATAGTTTAAGATCCTTTGGTATTCCGTATATGGCTCCGTTTGGACCTTTTATTTTAGATGATCAGAAAGATACTTTAATTAGATTGCCTCAATGGAGAATGCTATCTCGTCCGAGATTAATTAATCAAAAGAATATGAAGCGTCAAGGTAATCCAGCAACAATAAAGGAAAAGCAGAACAAACATGACTGAACTACGAGGATGAAATCAAATGAAAAAGGTTTTTATTCTTTTGATGATGATTCTTTCCATACTTTTGAGTACGGGGTGCTGGAACCGCCGTGAATTAAACGAGATTGCTTTAGTCGTTGCGTTGTCAATCGACAAAAGTAAGGAGGGCTACGAGCTGACAGCCCAGGTTGTGGAGCCAAGCGAGATTGCCTCACAAAAAGGGGGGAGCGGGCGCACACCTGTTACTACCTATACGGAAAAGGGCGACTATCTATTTGAAGCCATCCGAAGAATGACGACCGTAACACCTCGTAAGCTTTATTTTTCACATTTACAAATGCTCGTTCTTGGCGAAGAAATTGCAAAGGAAGGCATCGCCGAGTCACTTGAGATATTTACACGAGATCCTGAATTTCGCAAAGATTTTTATATTGCCGTATCAAAGGATGTGAAAGCGAAGGATGTTCTTCAAAACTTAACATCGATAGAAAAAATTCCAGCGAACAAGCTCCATTCCTCGCTTGAAACATCGGAAAAGGCTTGGGCACCAACCGTTGCAATCCAAATGGATGAACTAATTAGTGATTTAACGAATGAAGGAAAAAATGCGGTCCTAACAGGAATATCAGTAACTGGGAAGGTAGATAAAGGCTCATCTCTGGGGAATGTAACAAGAATTGAACCATACGCACGCCTTAAATATAAAGGTGTTGCCGTCTTCAAAAGTGATAAATTAATCGGCTGGCTAAATGAAAAAGAAAGCAAAGGATATAACTATATTACTGATAATGTAACGAATACAGTTGGGGATATCCCCTGCCCAGGGAATAAAAATATTGTTCTCGAAATCATCCGTTCTAAATCAAAAGTAACTGGAAAAGTAGTAAATGGCCATCCAGAAATTCATGTAGAAATTTTCGGTGAGGCGAATGTTGGGGAGGTTGCCTGCAAAATTGATCTAACGAAACCAGAATCTATTAAAAAGCTAGAGGAATCTGTTGATAAAGTTAATTCTGAAATCTTAGCAACCTCTATCAATAAAGCCAAAGAATTAAAAGCTGATATTTTTGGGTTTGGAGAGGTAATACACCGTGCCGATCCAAAGGCTTGGAAAACGCTAAAGAATGATTGGAATCAACATTTTGTTGAGTTGAAAGTAACCACTCATTCCACATTTAAAATTAGACGAACAGGCGTTTCAAACCAATCATTTCTAA
The DNA window shown above is from Bacillus sp. T3 and carries:
- the thiW gene encoding energy coupling factor transporter S component ThiW — translated: MRKTQKLTVTAMFIAIGTLTSHAFFIPIGISKVFPVQHFINVLSAILLGPYYAVAQALVVSIFRNLMGTGSIFAFPGSMVGAFLAAYLYKKTRKPIMAFFGEVIGTGIIGAMLCYPISTLLLGKEATLFGLIPAFIFSSFAGAAMGYGLLKVFLKNPGTAKKMNEAATQHRG
- a CDS encoding spore germination protein, translating into MRTFRKLIKSSKNKPNNENSSSDSNPLVANDELTGDFDYDLHQMKTTFQKSTDVVIREFKIGKDKRLKAALIYTDGLADMTIINQFIMESLMDDVMELPHSHDSFSNRTIVKWMESNNLKVGDIREILDHQSIYTTILFGNTVILIEGFKGAISASTAGWEDRGVTEPASQTVVRGPREGFSENFRTNTALIRRKINDANLCCEQKMIGTVTKTNIAVMYIKGIVNEKIVEEVHQRLDRIDIDGILESGYIEELIQDETYTPFPTVYNTERPDVVAGNLLEGRVAIIVDGTPFVLVVPSLFIQSFQVPEDYYQRADIATLLRILRILCFLIALVGPSFYIAVTTYHQEMLPTPLLISLAAQREGVPFPAFVEAIIMEVTFEILREAGIRMPRAVGQAVSIVGALVLGQAAVEAGIISASMVIVVSITAISNFVFPSYNMAISVRMLRFVMMALAASFGLYGITLGLIALLLHLNSLRSFGIPYMAPFGPFILDDQKDTLIRLPQWRMLSRPRLINQKNMKRQGNPATIKEKQNKHD
- a CDS encoding Ger(x)C family spore germination protein; translated protein: MKKVFILLMMILSILLSTGCWNRRELNEIALVVALSIDKSKEGYELTAQVVEPSEIASQKGGSGRTPVTTYTEKGDYLFEAIRRMTTVTPRKLYFSHLQMLVLGEEIAKEGIAESLEIFTRDPEFRKDFYIAVSKDVKAKDVLQNLTSIEKIPANKLHSSLETSEKAWAPTVAIQMDELISDLTNEGKNAVLTGISVTGKVDKGSSLGNVTRIEPYARLKYKGVAVFKSDKLIGWLNEKESKGYNYITDNVTNTVGDIPCPGNKNIVLEIIRSKSKVTGKVVNGHPEIHVEIFGEANVGEVACKIDLTKPESIKKLEESVDKVNSEILATSINKAKELKADIFGFGEVIHRADPKAWKTLKNDWNQHFVELKVTTHSTFKIRRTGVSNQSFLNNIKGD